A genome region from Synchiropus splendidus isolate RoL2022-P1 chromosome 5, RoL_Sspl_1.0, whole genome shotgun sequence includes the following:
- the pth3r gene encoding parathyroid hormone 3 receptor: MAPVRLVSEGGGKGTWQKIITYRTLTQIDSDDVITRDEQIFVLIGAHAKCEKKIQAQMSVVQEGECVPEWDGIICWPPSRADQMVSVLCPDYIYDFNHRGRAYRLCDAAGNWEQVPILNRTWANYTECTTYLTSRNRNQEEKVFRRLHLMYTVGYSISLASLLVAVSILCYFKRLHCTRNYIHVHLFTSFICRAVSIFVKDAVLHAVSVERASEPMPGLKQQTHGCKVGVTLFLYFLATNHYWILVEGLYLHSLIFMAFLSDKNYLWALTIIGWGVPAVFVSIWVSARASLADTECWDISAGKLKWIYQVPILSAILVNFLLFVNIIRVLASKLWETNTGKLDPRQQYRKLLKSTLVLMPLFGVHYMVFMALPYTEVTGLLWQVQMHYEMFFNSSQGFFVAFIYCFCNGEVQAEVKKAWLRRSLALDLKQKARMTSSGGGGSCYYGGMMSHTTIHSVSQSAANPRALAFTHHPMSTVWLTDVSPDFRLVIDAGRPDIVSLLGGGE; this comes from the exons ATGGCCCCCGTGCGGCTGGTGTCGGAGGGGGGGGGTAAAGGCACTTGGCAGAAGATCATCACATaccgcacactcacacaa ATTgactctgatgatgtcatcacaagaGATGAGCAGATCTTCGTCCTGATTGGTGCTCATGCCAAATGTGAAAAGAAAATTCAGGCACAGATGTCCGTGGTTCAAG AAGGCGAGTGCGTCCCAGAGTGGGACGGGATAATCTGCTGGCCACCGAGCAGAGcggatcagatggtgtcagttCTATGTCCAGATTACATCTATGACTTCAACCACAGAG GACGGGCCTACAGACTGTGTGATGCGGCAGGAAACTGGGAGCAGGTTCCCATCCTCAATCGGACATGGGCCAACTACACTGAGTGCACCACTTACCTGACTTCCAGAAACAGAAACCAGGAAGAG AAGGTGTTCAGGAGACTCCACCTCATGTACACAGTTGGCTACTCCATCTCCCTGGCGTCCTTGCTGGTGGCTGTTTCCATCCTCTGCTACTTCAA GCGTCTTCACTGCACACGGAACTACATCCATGTTCACcttttcacctccttcatctgccGAGCGGTCAGCATTTTCGTGAAAGACGCTGTGCTGCATGCCGTCTCTGTGGAGAGAGCCAGTGAGCCCATGCCTGGGCTGAAGCAACAGACG CACGGATGTAAAGTTGGGGTCACACTGTTCCTCTATTTCCTGGCCACGAATCATTACTGGATCCTGGTGGAGGGCTTGTACCTGCACAGCCTCATCTTCATGGCCTTCCTCTCTGACAAGAACTACTTGTGGGCTCTCACCATCATCGGCTGGG GTgttcctgctgtgtttgtgtccatTTGGGTCAGTGCTCGCGCCTCCTTGGCCGACACAGA GTGCTGGGACATCAGTGCTGGTAAACTCAAATGGATCTATCAAGTCCCCATCCTGTCAGCCATTCTT GTGAACTTCCTTCTGTTCGTCAACATCATACGCGTTCTGGCTTCTAAATTATGGGAGACAAACACTGGAAAACTGGACCCTCGCCAGCAGTACCG GAAGTTGCTGAAGTCCACTCTGGTGCTCATGCCATTATTTGGGGTTCACTACATGGTGTTCATGGCTCTCCCCTACACTGAGGTCACAGGTTTGCTCTGGCAGGTGCAGATGCACTATGAGATGTTCTTCAACTCCTCACAG GGTTTCTTTGTTGCATTTATCTACTGCTTCTGCAATGGAGAG GTGCAGGCAGAGGTGAAGAAGGCCTGGTTAAGACGGAGCCTCGCTCTGGATCTGAAACAAAAAGCCAGGATGaccagcagcggcggcggggGCAGCTGTTACTACGGCGGCATGATGTCACACACCACTATTCACAGTGTCAGTCAGTCTGCAGCCAACCCCAGAGCACTGGCCTTCACC CATCATCCCATGTCCACCGTCTGGTTGACCGACGTGTCTCCCGATTTCCGTCTGGTCATCGATGCTGGCAGGCCGGACATCGTCTCTCTGCTAGGCGGGGGTGAATGA